The Erigeron canadensis isolate Cc75 chromosome 4, C_canadensis_v1, whole genome shotgun sequence genome window below encodes:
- the LOC122598256 gene encoding S-type anion channel SLAH1-like, protein MQGKVTRETSPLPLQIELTMNSSTIVPNGVAKDNDMLVGIKTIIFPIIARFHAGYFRISLSLCWQTLLWKTLNEPPENAHAYRRMLGIMPSAAFLLMWSLSLIILATLSILYILRCALLTNMVKEEYVNHIGVNYLFAPWISWLLLLQSSPFFAPKTVYYLFLFWVFVVPIFILDVKIYGQWFTKGKRFLSMVANPASQLSVIGNFVGARAAAQMGWKESAMVMFSLGIIHYLVLFVTLYQRFSGNSCMPAMLRPVMFLFIAAPSMASLAWDSISGTFDCSSKMLFYLSLFLFISLVLRPNLFKKSMKKFNVVWWAYSYPLTVLALASTEYAQEMKSSVAHLLMLILSGLSVLVSFVLMVYTALNTNILLPHDNDDDLILATIGPISISKTSETLT, encoded by the exons atgcAAGGGAAAGTCACTAGAGAAACATCACCACTTCCTCTACAAATAGAGTTAACAATGAACTCATCAACGATCGTCCCCAATGGCGTCGCAAAGGACAACGACATGTTAGTCGGGATCAAAACCATAATCTTTCCGATCATAGCAAGGTTCCATGCTGGCTATTTCCGCATAAGCCTTTCCTTATGTTGGCAAACCTTGCTTTGGAAAACTCTAAACGAACCACCCGAAAATGCCCATGCTTACCGAAGAATGCTAGGCATCATGCCCTCGGCCGCGTTCCTTCTCATGTGGTCATTATCTTTAATCATCTTAGCAACACTTTCAATCTTATACATTTTACGTTGCGCATTACTAACCAACATGGTTAAAGAAGAATACGTAAACCATATCGGTGTGAATTACCTTTTTGCTCCTTGGATTTCTTGGCTTTTGTTGCTACAATCTTCCCCATTTTTCGCTCCAAAAACagtttattatctttttctcttttgggTATTTGTTGTTCCAATATTTATCcttgatgttaaaatatatgGACAATGGTTTACTAAAGGGAAGAGGTTTTTGTCCATGGTTGCAAATCCGGCTAGCCAGTTATCGGTTATAGGTAACTTTGTGGGAGCAAGGGCCGCGGCTCAAATGGGGTGGAAAGAAAGTGCCATGGTTATGTTTTCGTTAGGGATAATACATTATTTGGTTTTGTTTGTGACACTTTATCAAAGATTTTCGGGGAATAGTTGCATGCCCGCGATGCTTAGGCCGGTTATGTTCTTGTTTATTGCGGCACCAAGCATGGCTAGTTTGGCCTGGGACTCGATTTCTGGGACGTTTGATTGTTCATCAAAAATGCTTTTTTATCTTTCTCTatttctcttcatatctctg GTATTAAGGCCAAACTTGTTCAAAAAATCGATGAAAAAGTTCAACGTGGTATGGTGGGCATATTCGTATCCATTAACAGTACTTGCGTTGGCTTCAACCGAATATGCACAAGAGATGAAGAGTAGTGTTGCCCATTTGCTTATGCTTATTCTCTCAGGACTCTCAGTGTTGGTGTCATTTGTATTAATGGTTTATACTGCTCTCAACACTAATATTTTGTTGCCTCACGACAATGACGACGATCTAATCCTCGCGACCATAGGGCCAATTTCTATTAGCAAGACTTCGGAAACACTTACATGA